TCCCCGTCGCCGAGCCGACACGGCTGCTTTCCATATACTTCATCGGAATCATGTAGACGATCGCGGAGGAAATACTCGCCAGCACCGTCCCCAGTGTCAGCCAGGCAAAGCCGGCGGCAATGCTGTCTGCGCCCAGCATGACGTACATACACACGCAGGTAAGGGCGAGCGCTGCGCCGAGCGTCATACACTCCTTCCCCGTGAAATAGCGCTCCAAAAGGTAGGCGCTGAAATTCATACAGAAAAACGATACAACCCACGGAAGCATGGACAGGGCGCCCATTTCCACCATCGCGAGTCCTTTGACCTCGAGCCAGTACGACGGCAGCCACGCGTTCAGTCCCCAGATAAAGGCGCCCAGCCCGAACTGGATAAACGCCAGCTTCCACACGAGGACAGAGCGCAGCAAGTCCTTCACGCTTGCCTGCGGCTTTTTCTCCTCGACCTGCTCACGCACATGGTAGAATTTATAGAGCAGGAGTGTGATGACAAGGCCGATCGCGCCGAAGAGGAAGAACATCATGCGCCAGCCGAAAAGCGCCGTTGACGCGGCGCAGAAGAGAGCGCCGAACGCCACGCCGGCAGACCCCGCCGAGACTTGGAACGCCTTTGCCCTCCCCTGCTGCTCCGGCGGAAAGAGCTCCGTGACCGCGACCGATGTGATGGGGGCGAATCCGCCCTGACTGAGGCCGAGGAGGAAGCGGACGGAGACGAGGAGAAGGAAGGAGCCCGCGGCTCCCGTCACGCCGGAAAGCACCGCCCAGAGAAAGACGATCCCCAGCAGGGAGCGGCGCGTGCCGAACCGGTTCGTGAGGAAGCTGCCACCGAGCGTCATCACGGAATACATGCAGAAGAAGCTGCTCATGACAATGCCCATCTCGCCCGTCGTCAGCGAGAGCTCCTCCCGAATCGAAACGGCGGCGATGTTGACGGCCTGCCGATCCACGTAGCCGAATCCCCACGCAACGAAGATCAGCGCGAGCAGAAGAGCGCTTCTCTTCTCCGCTTTTGCCATACAATCATCTCCTGTGTATCTATCAGACGAGCACCAGAATCATCATGACGATTCCGGCGACAATGCACGGAATCGCATTGCGCTTTGTAAGCTCAATCGGGTTGACGTGCGCGAGCTCGGCGCAGATGATCGTGACGCCTGCCACGGGCGACATGCAGCGTCCGAGATTGCCCGCAGCCTGTACGACAGAACCCATATCCGAGATGCTGAGACCGAACGATGCCGCATGCGGCGTCACCGTGCCGTTAAAGGCAAGCACGGCGGCATTGCCGGAGCCCGAAATCGCAGCGAGGATGAAAGGACCGAACGTAGCGGAGATCTTCGCGATGGACGTGGAATCCTCCATCGCCGTGATCAGAGCGGATGTGAGCCCCATCATGTTCATGCCTTCGATGAACATCGCCGCCGCCGCGATGAGGCAGACGATATTCGCAAATCCGCTGCCGTTCCCCTTGAAAAACGCCCCCGCGAAGCCCTTGATCTCCGGACGTGCCACAAGGAAACACAGGAACGTCCCGAGCAGCATGGCGTTCGTGATGCTGATGGCGGGCAGAATCTTGACGGCGGGACTCGCAAGAATCAGGAGAATGATCGGCACGAGCGGGACAACGGCATAGAGCGGATGAATCCGAAACGTCTCTCCCTCCGTCTTCTCCTCCGCGTCACTCACCGTATTTCCCACAGCGCCCTCCTTCGTCACCTTCGCGATGACGTACAGGATGAGTGCGGCGAGTACGGCACAAATGAACGCCTTGGGAGCAAAGCCTTGCAGGATGACCATGATGTCCTCCTGCGCAAGATCCGCAACCTGCACGATGAACGGATTTCCGGGGCTCACACTCGATCCCCACGTGCCGAGCAGCACCGTACTCGCCGCCATGGCCGGCCGCACGCCCAGCTTGATGAGCGTCGGGATCAGGATCGTGCCGACCGCCGCAGCAAGCCCCGATGCGCTGAGCAGAGATATATTGATGAGCCAGACCAGAATGACGGTCGCCGGGATGATGATGAACTTCGCTCGGTTCAGCAGCTTCGTGATCGCCATAACAAGATGCTGGCTGCACCCCGTTGCGTCCAGAACAGCGCTGAAGCCCATCGTCACACAGATGATCGGCGTCAGCGATGCGTTGACCATCCCCTTTGCAAACGCCTCCAGCGCTACACCCATATTTCCGCCGATAAACGCCATCAACAGACCGGAGATCATCAGAACAACGCGTGTTTCATAATTCTTGACGATTGCATAAAACGTCAGAATCACAATGATAACGCCGGCAATAATCATGCAGAACCCCTCCTGAATAAAATACACTTTCGTCCATATTTGGACATATTCCCCTATATGTCCTTTATAGTAGTATGCGGAACGTTTATTGTCAACATATATTTACTGTTCTCTCTTTTTATATATTGCCTGTTTCATGTATAATAAAGAAAACAACACTTGTCAAAAGGAGCATGCAAATGAAACGCATTGCCGTCGTCAGCAATTCGCCGGACTCCATCGAGCAGATCACGTGCATCAGCGCAAAGATTCTGGGTGTCGAGGCGATAAAATTCGTTCCGCTGTTATATCACGATCTCAACGATCTGAACGATTTCTTTTCGCAGCATCGTACCAATATTGACGGTTGGATTTTTTCCGGCGAAACACCCTACGCTTTCTTATCCTCCAATTTCGATGACGTCACACATGCTGTCTACTGCGCGCATACGGGAACGGATATCTACCGCTACTTTCTCCATGCGCTCTATCGCTCACAGAGACACGAGCTGCGCGTCTCTGTGGACTTTCCTTCAACGAGCATTGAACAGTATCACGCAATCCTCGCAGAAACGGACGTGCCGACAGACAACGTCCACTTGTTCACCTATACGCCGGAAACCCTTGACGCAACGTATCAGGATATCATCCGTCGGCACCTTTCCCTGTGGAAGGACGGTCTCATCGACTGCACATTCACCTCGTCCAAAAAAATATATCAGGGACTTCTGGAAGAAGGCGTCCACGTCGTACAGATGCGTTCAAATCAGCTGGAGATACGGCAGGCCGCGCTTCTCCTGCACGCCAAGCTCATGCGGCAGCGAATCCGCAACAGCCAGGTTGCCATCCTCCGTCTGGAGCTCCTCAATCCGGAGCCTTTTCTCTCCGCGCCGGACGGCTCCTTCCGCCTCCAAATTACAAATCTGAAAATCAAAGAACACGTCCTTTATCTTTGTCAGAAGATGATCGGATGCTATCTCGCGGAAAAAGACAATATATGCTATGAGATTTTTGCTTCCCGCCATACCATTGAAAGCCATTTGGAGGAAGTCAATACGGCTCTTCAAGTCATCCGGCGCACCCTGGATATGGATATGATCGGCGGCATCGGCTATGGCGAGGCCGCATCACGCGCACAGAGCAACGCCCGCCGCGCCATCGCCCACGGCCGCTCACAGCTTCCGGCGCATGCGCTTACGTTGATTGACGCCGACGGTACCATCACGGAGAATCCCGGCACGGACGGGAGCCTTTCCTTCTCCGCCGTCTCCGATGATCCGGAGCTCTTACGCCGCTTGGAGGCGGTCAGCGTCGGCATTCGAAACTATCACAAGATCGTCTCCATTGCCCGCGATATGAGCCGACCGTTTACGTCTGCCGACATCGCTCGACAGATGCAGACGACAGACCGCAATGCGCGCCGTATTCTCGCCCGGCTCCTCGATGCGAAGCTCATCGTCTGCGTCGGCGAAGAGGCGCTTTCCT
This portion of the Selenomonas sp. TAMA-11512 genome encodes:
- a CDS encoding MFS transporter, yielding MAKAEKRSALLLALIFVAWGFGYVDRQAVNIAAVSIREELSLTTGEMGIVMSSFFCMYSVMTLGGSFLTNRFGTRRSLLGIVFLWAVLSGVTGAAGSFLLLVSVRFLLGLSQGGFAPITSVAVTELFPPEQQGRAKAFQVSAGSAGVAFGALFCAASTALFGWRMMFFLFGAIGLVITLLLYKFYHVREQVEEKKPQASVKDLLRSVLVWKLAFIQFGLGAFIWGLNAWLPSYWLEVKGLAMVEMGALSMLPWVVSFFCMNFSAYLLERYFTGKECMTLGAALALTCVCMYVMLGADSIAAGFAWLTLGTVLASISSAIVYMIPMKYMESSRVGSATGIIIFGQQLAGVCVPIIMGYLISMFAGSYDAVFIFVIGIMLSGAATSLSIRVR
- the dcuC gene encoding C4-dicarboxylate transporter DcuC, encoding MIIAGVIIVILTFYAIVKNYETRVVLMISGLLMAFIGGNMGVALEAFAKGMVNASLTPIICVTMGFSAVLDATGCSQHLVMAITKLLNRAKFIIIPATVILVWLINISLLSASGLAAAVGTILIPTLIKLGVRPAMAASTVLLGTWGSSVSPGNPFIVQVADLAQEDIMVILQGFAPKAFICAVLAALILYVIAKVTKEGAVGNTVSDAEEKTEGETFRIHPLYAVVPLVPIILLILASPAVKILPAISITNAMLLGTFLCFLVARPEIKGFAGAFFKGNGSGFANIVCLIAAAAMFIEGMNMMGLTSALITAMEDSTSIAKISATFGPFILAAISGSGNAAVLAFNGTVTPHAASFGLSISDMGSVVQAAGNLGRCMSPVAGVTIICAELAHVNPIELTKRNAIPCIVAGIVMMILVLV